Genomic window (Meiothermus sp. QL-1):
TGGGTTGCCGCCTTTGCCACAACGTTTGCCCGGTGGAGGGCTGCATCGAGATGGTCGAGGTGCCCTCGGGCCGGGCCCCGGTGACCTGGCGGGAGCTTACCGAGCAAAGGCGCGAGGTAACCGAGGACTGGGCCGCGATGGAGCGCTACCGCCGGGAGGTGGGCATCGAAATTCACTAGCCCCGAGGTGGTCCGGCGTCGCTGTTTGCCAAAGCTGGAGGATGGGTATGGGGTTGTTGGTCAAGAACGGCGAAATCGTCACCGCCGATAGTCGTTATAAGGCCGATATATACGCCGAAGGCGAGACCATTACCCGCATTGGGCAGGACCTGGAGGTTCTACCCGGCACCGAAGTGATAGACGCCACGGGCAAGTATGTGTTTCCGGGCTTCATTGACCCCCACGTGCACATCTACCTGCCCTTTATGGCCACCTTTGCCAAGGACACCCACGAAACGGGCTCCAAAGCGGCGCTGATGGGCGGCACCACCACCTACATCGAGATGTGCTGCCCTAGCCGCAACGACGATGCCCTCGAGGGCTACCAACTCTGGAAGAGCAAGGCCGAGGGCAACAGCTACTGCGACTACACCTTCCACATGGCGGTCTCCAAGTTCGACGAGAAGACCGAGGGCGAGCTGCGAGAGATTGTGGCCGACGGCATCAGCTCCTTTAAGATCTTCCTCTCCTATAAGGGCTTTTTTGGGGTCGACGACGGCGAGATGTACCAGACCCTAAGGCTCGCCAAGGAGCTGGGCGTGATTGTGACCGCCCACTGCGAAAACGCCGAGTTGGTGGGGCGCCTGCAACAAAAACTCCTCTCTGAGGGCAAGACCGGCCCCGAGTGGCACGAGCCCAGCCGTCCGGAGTCGGTGGAGGCCGAGGGCACCGCCCGTTTCGCCACCTTTTTGGAAAACACCGGGGCCACCGGCTACGTGGTGCACCTTTCCTGCAAACCGGCCCTGGACGCCGCCATGGCAGCCAAGGCCCGGGGGGTGCCCCTTTACATCGAATCGGTCATTCCGCATTTTCTGCTGGACAAGACCTACGCCGAGCGGGGCGGGGTAGAGGCCATGAAGTACATCATGTCGCCGCCCTTGCGCGACAAGCATAACCAAAAAGCCCTGTGGGATGCGCTGGCGCAGGGCTTCATCGACACCGTGGGCACCGACCACTGCCCCTTCGACACCGAGCAGAAGATGCTGGGCAAGGATGCCTTTACCGCCATTCCCAACGGCATTCCGGCCATTGAAGACCGGGTGAATCTGCTTTACACCTACGGGGTGAGCCGGGGTAATCTAAACATTCATCGCTTCGTGGACGCCGCCAGCACCAAGCCTGCCAAGCTCTTTGGTCTTTTCCCTCGCAAAGGCACCATCGCGGTGGGCAGCGACGCCGACCTGGTGGTCTACGACCCCAGCTACCGGGGGGTCATTTCGGTGAAAACCCAGCACGTCAACAACGATTACAACGCCTTTGAAGGCTTTGAGATCGACGGCCGGCCGGTGGCGGTAACGGTGCGGGGTAAGGTGATGGTGCGGGACGGGCAGTTTGTGGGAGAAAAGGGATGGGGGCGGTTTCTGCGGCGTGAGCCAGTGTACTTCTAAAGAAACCCAGTCTCTTTTCGGATATTTATGCATTCAGTGATGAGACCCCCAACCATGAGTCTCCAAGGAAAAACTATGATGCCGGCGAAAACCCCCGCCAACCAGTCCGATCGCACCTTAGAAGCCCCGCTCGTTTCGGTAGAAAATGTCTCGATGGTATTTCCCAACGGGACGGTGGCCCTCAAGGATGCCTGCCTCGAGGTCAGGCCGGGCGAATTCATCAGCCTGATCGGCCCCTCTGGTTGTGGCAAGACCACCCTGCTGCGCCTGCTGGCCGACCTGATAAAACCCACCTCCGGGCGCATACAGATTGGTGGCAAAAGCCCCGAGGAGGCCCGCAAAAGCCGGGCCTACGGCTACGTTTTCCAAGCGCCTACCCTGATGGAGTGGCGCACGGTTATCGCCAACGTGATGCTGCCTCTGGAAATCATGGGTTTTCCCCCGGCCGAGCGCAAGGCCAGGGCCGAGCGGATGCTGGCTTTGGTGGGATTGGAGAGGTTTGCCCGCCACTACCCCTGGCAACTTTCGGGGGGGATGCAGCAGCGGGTGAGCATTGCTCGGGCCTTGGCCTTCGACCCTCAGCTCCTCTTCATGGACGAGCCCTTTGGTGCCCTGGACGAGATTACCCGCGAGAACCTGAACCTGGAGCTCTTGCGGCTCTGGCGCGAGACCGGTAAGACCGTCCTCTTCGTGACCCACTCCATCCCCGAAGCGGTCTTCCTCTCGACCCGCATCGTGGTCATGACCCCCCGTCCCGGCAAGATCGAGACGGTGATTCCTGTGGATTTGCCCCAGCCCCGTACCTTCGAGACCCGAGAAATGCCGGAGTTTTTCCGCATTGCCACCGAGGTGCGCGAGGCTTTGCGCAAGGGGCATGGGTATGAGGTGGAGGCGTGAGCCGTCTTTCGCCCAACCTGGTGCCCATGCTGGTGGTGGCCTTGGCGGTGCTGGCCCTGTACTGGCCCATCATGTACCTGGCCAACATACCGGCGGCCCAGCGGGCTTTGGACACGGGGGCGGCGCTGCCCTGCAAGACTGCTTTTGAATGCGCCACGCAGCTACGCAGCCCGGTGTTGCCCTCGCCGCAGCAGCTCTGGAACGGCTTTTTGAACCTGATGTTCCCCTTGAATTCCCCCAACGCCATTCCCCTAAACGCCGCGGTGACGGCCCTCGAGACCCTGGTGGGCCTGTTTTTGGCCGCGCTGGTGGGCTTATTTTTTGCCATCGGGATTGTGGCTTCCCCGGCCTTCGAGCGTTCGCTATTGCCTTGGATTGTGGCCTCGCAGACCGTGCCCATCATTGCGATTGCCCCCATGCTGGTGGTGGTGCTGGGCCAGTATGGGGTGCAAGGCTGGGTGCCCAAGGCAATTATCGCAGCCTACATAGCCTTTTTCCCCATCACCATAGGGATGGCCAAGGGGCTAAAGAGTCCAGACCCCCTAGCCCTCGACCTGATGAAGACCTATCACGCCAGCCCCTGGCAGACCTACCTCAAGCTGCGCTTTCCCGCCTCGCTGCCCTACCTGTTCACTGCCTTCAAGGTAGCCACGACAGCGGCCCTGATCGGGGCGATTGTAGCCGAGATATCCACCATCAGCTTTCAGGGTATCGGCAAAATGCTCGCCGAGAACTCCCGGGCCTCCGACGTGGTGGGGATGTGGGTGATTATGCTGGCCTCGGCAGCCTTGGGGATTTTGCTGGTGGCGCTGGTGGGGGGGTTGGAGCGTCTCCTTACCCCCTGGCGGCAGCCTAGGTCCTCCCTCGAGCGGCCTAGGGTTCCTCGAGCCCAGCCGGAGGTGGGGGTATGAGGCCGGCTGGCTTAGGCTGGGGTCTTTTGGGGGTGGGGCTGGTCCTGCAGCTTGGGTTTATCGCTCGCTGGTGGTCAGAAAGCGAGGTGGCCCCCGGAGGGCTTCGCCTCTTGATTGGCCTGGGGGCCTTGCTGATGATTGGGGGCCTGGCCCGGGTGGCCCCTGGGTTTGCTCACACCCGCAATCCGGTGCTGGGCTTTGTCCCAGCAGCCCTGACCTTGCTGGCCTTTCTGCTTACGACAGAGGCCCTTCTGCGGGCCTACCAGGTGCCCCCGGGCCTGATTCCCACCCCCACCCAGGTGCTCATCACCTTGCACGAAGTGCGGGACGTGCTGCTGCAGGACGCCTACCAGACCGTGGTCAAAGAGGCTTTGGTGGGCTATCTGATCGGCTGCGCCCTAGGGCTCCTCACCGCTTTGCTGGTGAGCCGGTACATCTTTTTGGAACGGGGCTTTTTGCCCTATGCGACCCTTTTTAGCAGCATTCCCATTGTGGCTTTGGCCCCGGTGCTGGTCAAGATGATGGGCATCGACTGGCCGTCCAAGGCGGCCATCTGCGCGATTACGGTTTACTTTCCGGTGGTAGTGAACACCTTCCGCGGCCTCACCGAGGTGAGCCCGATGGCGCTGGACCTGATGCGCTCTTACGCGGCTGCTGAGGTGCAGCAGTACCGCTGGCTCAGGCTGCCCAACGCCCTGCCCTTTATCTTCACTGCCCTCAAGCTCGGCACCACCCTGGCCATGATTGGGGCCATTGTGGGCGAGTTCTTCGGGGCCAACGGCCAGGGGCTGGGTTTCCGCATCCAGATTGAGGCAGGGCGATTTGGCTTCGACATCGTCTGGTCGGCTATCATTGTGGCCTCGGCAGCGGGAATCGCCTGGTACGGGCTGGTGGTCTGGCTAGAGCGGCGGCTCACCGGCTGGCATGTTTCGTTCAGGGGGGGTTAGACCCTTGGCGAGAGGAGGTGGGAGGAAGCCAAAAAGCAATCGGTTCTCGGCCACCGGCTCAGCGTCTGGCAAGGAGGTGTCCATGAGGAAGAGGCTGTTTTTTGCTGTACTGGCGGCGTTTTTGTTGACTTCGCTGGCAGGCGCCCAGCAAAACCTTGTGCGGGTCAACCTGCAGCTCAAGTGGTTCCCTCAGGCCCAGTTCGCCGGGTTTTTCGTGGCCAAGGAGCGGGGCTTCTACCGGGCTCAGGGTCTGGACGTGAACCTTTTGCCCATTGGCGACCAGTCGCCCATCCAGGTGGTGCAGTCCGGGGCTGCCGACTTCGGTACTACCTGGATTGCTGACCTGCTTACCGCTCGCGAGCGGGGCATTCCGGTGGTACACATCGCCCAAATATTCCAGCGCTCGGGTTTTACCCTGGTAGCGCTCAAATC
Coding sequences:
- a CDS encoding ABC transporter permease; this translates as MRPAGLGWGLLGVGLVLQLGFIARWWSESEVAPGGLRLLIGLGALLMIGGLARVAPGFAHTRNPVLGFVPAALTLLAFLLTTEALLRAYQVPPGLIPTPTQVLITLHEVRDVLLQDAYQTVVKEALVGYLIGCALGLLTALLVSRYIFLERGFLPYATLFSSIPIVALAPVLVKMMGIDWPSKAAICAITVYFPVVVNTFRGLTEVSPMALDLMRSYAAAEVQQYRWLRLPNALPFIFTALKLGTTLAMIGAIVGEFFGANGQGLGFRIQIEAGRFGFDIVWSAIIVASAAGIAWYGLVVWLERRLTGWHVSFRGG
- a CDS encoding ABC transporter ATP-binding protein, which codes for MVFPNGTVALKDACLEVRPGEFISLIGPSGCGKTTLLRLLADLIKPTSGRIQIGGKSPEEARKSRAYGYVFQAPTLMEWRTVIANVMLPLEIMGFPPAERKARAERMLALVGLERFARHYPWQLSGGMQQRVSIARALAFDPQLLFMDEPFGALDEITRENLNLELLRLWRETGKTVLFVTHSIPEAVFLSTRIVVMTPRPGKIETVIPVDLPQPRTFETREMPEFFRIATEVREALRKGHGYEVEA
- the hydA gene encoding dihydropyrimidinase; protein product: MGLLVKNGEIVTADSRYKADIYAEGETITRIGQDLEVLPGTEVIDATGKYVFPGFIDPHVHIYLPFMATFAKDTHETGSKAALMGGTTTYIEMCCPSRNDDALEGYQLWKSKAEGNSYCDYTFHMAVSKFDEKTEGELREIVADGISSFKIFLSYKGFFGVDDGEMYQTLRLAKELGVIVTAHCENAELVGRLQQKLLSEGKTGPEWHEPSRPESVEAEGTARFATFLENTGATGYVVHLSCKPALDAAMAAKARGVPLYIESVIPHFLLDKTYAERGGVEAMKYIMSPPLRDKHNQKALWDALAQGFIDTVGTDHCPFDTEQKMLGKDAFTAIPNGIPAIEDRVNLLYTYGVSRGNLNIHRFVDAASTKPAKLFGLFPRKGTIAVGSDADLVVYDPSYRGVISVKTQHVNNDYNAFEGFEIDGRPVAVTVRGKVMVRDGQFVGEKGWGRFLRREPVYF
- a CDS encoding ABC transporter permease, whose translation is MSRLSPNLVPMLVVALAVLALYWPIMYLANIPAAQRALDTGAALPCKTAFECATQLRSPVLPSPQQLWNGFLNLMFPLNSPNAIPLNAAVTALETLVGLFLAALVGLFFAIGIVASPAFERSLLPWIVASQTVPIIAIAPMLVVVLGQYGVQGWVPKAIIAAYIAFFPITIGMAKGLKSPDPLALDLMKTYHASPWQTYLKLRFPASLPYLFTAFKVATTAALIGAIVAEISTISFQGIGKMLAENSRASDVVGMWVIMLASAALGILLVALVGGLERLLTPWRQPRSSLERPRVPRAQPEVGV